CTGAAGGTGCTGCACTTGTTCAACTTTGATTTTTAGCAGATCTGAAGCCCGCAGATTGGTATTAATTCCCAAAATGAACAAACAGAGGTTCCGAGGAGAATCCTGTAAAATTTTTTTTATCAGTTTGATGTCTTTTTGCCTCCGGATCGGTTCAACAGAAATATGGCTTCCTTTCTTAGGATGATTCAAATTTTTCATGTCTTCAAGAATTCCCAACTTTTAATAAAAATATAAACAAAAGTTAGGATATGTTTTTTGAAAAAGCAAGTCCGAATTTCAAAAAAAAGTCCCAACGCTTTTATTGACAAGCCTTTGGATTAATTTTTAGATTCCCAACTTTTAGGTAAAAGTTGGGAGAGCATCATAGGAGAAACCTCTTAATCTGAACGAAAGAATTTCCTTTGATCAACGACAATTATTTTTCCCAAGGGGCTTATATAGCGAAAACGGCATAGAATAAAAATATGGCGTTTTAAACATAATTTGATATTATACCGTTATCGACATATTTTTTTGGAGGACACGATGCATCAGATCATGGTCTCCCCCAGAGATCTTGGGGCAACACTTAGAGAATTGAGGAAGCAAAAAGGGATGACCCAGACAGCCTTGGGTAAACGGGTGGGGCTTGACCAAAAACGGATATCCCTAATGGAAAACGGCAATCCTAATATCCGGGTGGATAGCCTATTCAGACTGCTTTCCGCCTTGGACGTGGGCATGGCCCTTGAGCCGAAGGCCATTGATGGAACGACTCCAGTCCAGGGGAACCAGGAATATAATAAGGATGAATGGTGATGGGGAAGGCAAAAAATCTTACCGTCCTTATGAACGGTATTCCTGTGGGCCGGCTGAACCGCAGTGCCAAAGGGATTATCTCTTTTGGTTATGACGAGGATTGGCTTTCAGACCGCAACAGAAGACCCTTGTCTCTATCCCTGCCTCTCACAACCCAGGTTTATTCTGGTGACCGGGTTGAAAATTATTTTGACAACCTGCTGCCGGACAACATGACATTGCGCAACAGGCTGCAGGCCAGGGTCGGTGCTTCGTCCACCCGGGCCTTTGATCTGCTCTCCCATATCGGCAGGGATTGTGTGGGAGCTGTGCAACTTGTGCCCGAAGGAAAAACACCAAATGTCAAAATGGTCACCGCAGATCGGGTAGATGAAACGCAGGTAGAGGATATTCTCAAATCCTATGCCGCCATGCCCCTGGGGGTGGACATTGATGCTGGTTTCAGGCTGTCCGTTGCCGGTGCCCAGGAAAAAACCGCATTCCTAAGGATGCAGAACGACTGGTACCGCCCTTCCGGAGCTACGCCTACCAGCCATATTTTCAAGCTGCCCATGGGGCGACTGGGCCAAACCGGCTTAGATTTGTCAGGCAGCGTGGAAAACGAATGGCTCTGCCAAAAGCTTTTGGGAGCCTTTGGCATGGCGGCGGCTGACACCCAAATAGCAAACTTCGGCAGCCAGAAGGTGCTGGTGGTGAAGCGGTTTGACCGACGCTGGTCCGCTGACAGCACCTGGCTGATCCGACTGCCCCAGGAAGATATCTGCCAAGCCACGGGAATCCCTTCGGCCCTGAAATATGAGGCGGACGGGGGACCAGGCATGACCACGGTCATGGATCTGCTTCTGGGGTCAAACAAGGCTCATGAGGACCGGACCTTATTCATGACGGCCCAGCTGCTTTTCTGGATGTTGGGGGCCATTGACGGTCATGCCAAGAATTTCAGCATTTTTCTTCGTCCCGGCAACCGGTTTCACCTGACCCCACTTTACGATGTCATTTCAATCTATCCTTTGGCCAGGGCTGGCCAGATTTCCATGCACAAGGTTAAGATGGCCATGGCCGTGTCAGGGAAAAACCGTCATTACAGATGGAACAGCATCACCAGAAGACATTGGTTAAATACTGCAAAAAAATGCAGGTACCCGGAAGATGAGATGAAGCAAATTATTGAAAAATGTTGCGATATGGCACAAGGGTGCATCGATCAGGTAGGTGCTACCCTCCCCCCGGGGTTTCCCGGACAGATCTCAGCAGCAATTTTTTCTGGAATGCACCATGCAAGGGAACGGTTGATTAACAATAAAAAGGATGTATCTGTTTAAAAATCAATAAAATCTCAACTGGCATCTCCAATAACATAAGTAGTAAACGCCTTAATTGATAAGCATCTCGGTCAAAACTTATAGACAAAAAGCGCAGCTATCTATTCCTTTTTTTTCTTCTTCCTTTTAATATACCAATCTTGATCACCATAAAATTTATCTGAGCATTCCGGACACATGCTATGACTGAAAGAAACTTCGGAGTGCTTCTGGATATAGGATTCCAATACATTCCAATACCCTTGGTCGTCTCGAATTTTTTTGCATGATGCGCAGATTGGAATTAATCCGCTTAATGTTTTTATATTTTCAATCGCTTCTTTC
This window of the uncultured Desulfobacter sp. genome carries:
- a CDS encoding helix-turn-helix transcriptional regulator, which produces MHQIMVSPRDLGATLRELRKQKGMTQTALGKRVGLDQKRISLMENGNPNIRVDSLFRLLSALDVGMALEPKAIDGTTPVQGNQEYNKDEW
- a CDS encoding type II toxin-antitoxin system HipA family toxin, translated to MGKAKNLTVLMNGIPVGRLNRSAKGIISFGYDEDWLSDRNRRPLSLSLPLTTQVYSGDRVENYFDNLLPDNMTLRNRLQARVGASSTRAFDLLSHIGRDCVGAVQLVPEGKTPNVKMVTADRVDETQVEDILKSYAAMPLGVDIDAGFRLSVAGAQEKTAFLRMQNDWYRPSGATPTSHIFKLPMGRLGQTGLDLSGSVENEWLCQKLLGAFGMAAADTQIANFGSQKVLVVKRFDRRWSADSTWLIRLPQEDICQATGIPSALKYEADGGPGMTTVMDLLLGSNKAHEDRTLFMTAQLLFWMLGAIDGHAKNFSIFLRPGNRFHLTPLYDVISIYPLARAGQISMHKVKMAMAVSGKNRHYRWNSITRRHWLNTAKKCRYPEDEMKQIIEKCCDMAQGCIDQVGATLPPGFPGQISAAIFSGMHHARERLINNKKDVSV